The Ruania halotolerans genome contains the following window.
CCCCGCTGCCAAGAGGAGGCCCTTGACCGGCCCATGCCGGCGAAGCGCACCGATCGCATAGGCCGAGCAGGTCGGGTGGTACCGGCAGGTCGGCGCGAACCAGGGCGAGACGATGAGTTGATAGCCCCGTACCAAGCCGACCAACAGCACAGTCAAGGGATTCCGGGACATACGTTCCGCCGTCACCGCCGGCCCCCTTGATGACCAGTTGACTTGCGGCGCGCACGACGAAGCGCCTCATCAAGGTCCTCGTCCAGCTCACTGAAAGTGGCTTCAGCCGAAGCCGGCAAAGCACGCACCACCACGGCACATCCTTGCGGCAGCTCGCCGACTCGGCCCGCCATCGCTGAACGTAGCCGGCGCTTCACGATGTTCCTCGTGACCGCGTTGCCCACAGCCTTGGACACAACAAAACCCACCCGGACCGACTCGGCTCGGGTGGATCCTGAGTGGTAGTGCACCACGACGCGCCTCGTGCTGCTACGCGC
Protein-coding sequences here:
- the yidD gene encoding membrane protein insertion efficiency factor YidD; this translates as MSRNPLTVLLVGLVRGYQLIVSPWFAPTCRYHPTCSAYAIGALRRHGPVKGLLLAAGRLARCNPWSRGGVDHVPGRGKWRPEPWMRDPVTTEASEAVPSTSDLPTQIPRPRT
- the rnpA gene encoding ribonuclease P protein component; protein product: MRAADEFGAAIRSGARSSTRRVVVHYHSGSTRAESVRVGFVVSKAVGNAVTRNIVKRRLRSAMAGRVGELPQGCAVVVRALPASAEATFSELDEDLDEALRRARRKSTGHQGGRR